A region of Streptomyces sp. WMMC500 DNA encodes the following proteins:
- a CDS encoding CBS domain-containing protein, whose product MRKPTTAELIALKGAELALSELLAMYAVRVRQTGIIREINESLAVAGLTTLPDFSTCPTLARVRLVPVAAPAAVAPEEDPAVPADPLPPGALPQRLLLGDLPSAVVGLQCVSPGAELSQASYLMRYEGYNQIPVVSNMTELHGVVTWKSIALMYENGWDATLENAMQQESLPVFDSREDLFSCLPMLVDHGYVLVRGQDGRISGIVTYREIVRRFQNTARPFFLLGEIESLLRRWLGSRLDAGAVIAVQATNRRAEQRTGRVEDLMFGDYVMLLDGRQRRSALAQRADANWAALGRPGLDRGQFVHHLQRVQAIRNRIAHFDDDPLPPEDMRDLTSFARQLRDCVR is encoded by the coding sequence ATGCGGAAGCCGACGACGGCGGAGCTGATCGCCCTCAAGGGGGCGGAGCTTGCGCTGTCCGAGCTCCTGGCCATGTATGCGGTGCGGGTGCGGCAGACCGGCATCATCCGGGAGATAAACGAGTCCCTGGCCGTTGCCGGACTGACGACGCTCCCCGACTTCTCCACCTGCCCGACCCTTGCCCGGGTGCGGCTCGTGCCGGTCGCGGCCCCTGCGGCGGTGGCGCCGGAGGAGGACCCTGCCGTCCCGGCCGATCCGCTGCCACCGGGGGCGTTGCCGCAGCGCCTGCTTCTGGGAGACCTGCCCTCGGCAGTGGTCGGTCTGCAGTGCGTCTCCCCGGGTGCCGAGCTGAGTCAGGCTTCTTACCTCATGCGCTACGAGGGCTACAATCAGATCCCCGTCGTCAGCAACATGACCGAGCTCCACGGAGTGGTCACCTGGAAGTCGATTGCCCTCATGTACGAGAACGGCTGGGACGCGACCCTGGAGAACGCCATGCAGCAGGAGTCGCTGCCGGTGTTCGACAGCCGGGAGGACCTCTTCAGCTGTCTGCCGATGCTTGTCGATCACGGTTATGTGCTGGTGCGGGGGCAGGACGGTCGGATATCCGGCATCGTCACCTACCGGGAGATCGTCCGCCGGTTCCAGAACACCGCCCGGCCGTTCTTCCTGCTCGGGGAGATCGAGTCGCTGCTGCGCCGGTGGCTGGGGTCCCGGCTGGACGCTGGGGCGGTCATCGCCGTGCAGGCGACGAACCGGAGGGCCGAACAGCGCACCGGCAGGGTGGAGGATCTGATGTTCGGCGACTACGTGATGCTTCTCGACGGGCGGCAGAGAAGGTCCGCGCTGGCCCAGCGCGCCGACGCGAACTGGGCCGCGCTGGGTCGCCCGGGGCTGGATCGCGGTCAGTTCGTCCACCATCTCCAGCGCGTGCAGGCCATCAGGAACCGGATCGCCCACTTCGACGACGATCCGCTGCCGCCTGAGGACATGAGGGATCTGACGTCGTTCGCCCGGCAGCTACGTGACTGCGTACGGTGA
- a CDS encoding DEAD/DEAH box helicase: protein MRDVRDDEGTELFVSGAAAGGGTAPKRQGAFDSVVRDGTVAGVSADAPSDAGRRSRRSGFAPGSQVLVRDEQWLVKKVEPTKYDGWMVEASGISALVRGMDAVFYEKLDHIEPIDPVKTRLVPDSSPNHRKARLYLEAVIRKTALPQTEHGLALVGNFLMDQQTHQLRPAELALSKENPQPRVLIADVVGLGKTLEIGVLLAELIRRGRGERILVVTPAHVLEQFQRELWTRFSIPLVRLDSTGIQRVQQDIPAGRNPFAYFKRAIISVDTLKSDVYAHHLENTDWDAVVIDESHNLVNRGTKNNALARLLARRSDAFVLASATPHNGDAESFAELIGMLDDAAIADPSSYEVKDLRHLYIRRTKTDREVRDSLKGEWADRGPSQPVIAEATAKEEAVLKEFAARWIPSDPADASVCVDSMVAYNLLKAFLSSHRAFQHSVTARAKTLENPLKGRKGQDPARLEASRQVERKAITDLARLANDLGDDDSSKLDALVKALQEIGVGPGSDTRVVVFSERIPTLKWLAGTVPARLGFPRLKQLEQSEKEAKPWKVYDGVVEVMHADASGEEEQQRIVEEFGLATKPVRLLFTGDVASEGVNLHQQCNELIHYDLPWSLIRIEQRNGRIDRYGQKKNPRFRAMVLTSDVEWRTDEATGESLPLDDRLVGAKLLAREEEAHRIEGSAEAVTGIYKAKEEEDRLTRDLIAGRTVEESIKESSSTATGRGKAMLSRAMGNVGAKKPTDDIPRATVPGLFGTVGSATATFDYFAEALRQVCHPVSPDIALKLRKEDNGTLAFQPPPDLLHRLKALPKSYLTEQEILPTANKEGRIRLTFDKGLAGKRLKVAREESDSQWPNVSYVSDVHPVLDWVTDKALAALRHDEAFVLAFDPDRDKAKDIDPELPAALDGPVYLLQGIYSNKAGRPTVVEWMAVTGLPDAPRTYRMDNAFLAACRVGPSMPGRATPVNKDILQHWVPDAVGEARQYLEGREAEYAEQIEAVLAPFEKRVTEWKQAALFTAEARRSQKKQTDVNLKADRRRKLIRSLHTSGAPLLRLLAVLEPLAATPAPPAPGPAATDLPDAGETTAR from the coding sequence ATGCGGGACGTCAGGGACGACGAGGGAACGGAGCTGTTCGTGAGCGGTGCGGCGGCGGGCGGCGGTACGGCGCCCAAGCGGCAGGGGGCCTTCGACTCGGTGGTCCGAGACGGGACCGTTGCGGGCGTTTCGGCGGACGCCCCGTCCGATGCCGGGCGGCGCTCCCGCCGCTCCGGATTCGCTCCGGGGTCCCAGGTCCTGGTGCGTGACGAGCAGTGGCTGGTCAAGAAGGTCGAGCCGACGAAGTACGACGGCTGGATGGTCGAGGCCTCCGGCATCTCCGCTCTGGTGCGCGGAATGGACGCGGTCTTCTACGAGAAGCTGGACCACATCGAGCCGATCGATCCGGTCAAGACCCGCCTCGTCCCCGACTCCTCGCCGAACCACCGCAAGGCGCGCCTTTACCTGGAGGCCGTCATCCGCAAGACGGCGCTGCCGCAGACCGAGCACGGACTCGCACTGGTCGGCAACTTCCTCATGGACCAACAGACGCACCAGCTCCGCCCCGCCGAACTCGCCCTTTCGAAGGAGAACCCGCAGCCGCGCGTGCTCATCGCGGACGTGGTGGGCTTGGGCAAGACCCTGGAGATCGGTGTCCTCCTCGCCGAGCTGATCCGCCGGGGCCGCGGTGAGCGCATCCTCGTGGTCACTCCGGCGCATGTTCTGGAGCAGTTCCAGCGCGAGCTGTGGACCCGCTTCTCCATTCCGCTCGTCCGTCTCGACTCCACCGGCATCCAGCGCGTCCAGCAGGACATTCCGGCCGGCCGGAACCCGTTCGCCTACTTCAAGCGGGCAATCATCTCCGTGGACACCCTCAAGAGCGACGTCTACGCCCACCACCTGGAGAACACCGACTGGGACGCCGTCGTCATCGACGAGTCCCACAACCTGGTCAACCGGGGCACGAAGAACAACGCCCTGGCCCGCCTCCTGGCCCGCCGCAGCGATGCCTTCGTCCTGGCCTCGGCCACCCCGCACAACGGTGACGCCGAGTCCTTCGCAGAGCTGATCGGGATGCTGGACGACGCGGCCATCGCCGACCCGTCGTCGTACGAGGTGAAAGACCTGCGGCACCTCTACATCCGCCGTACCAAGACCGACCGCGAGGTACGCGATTCCCTGAAGGGTGAGTGGGCGGACCGCGGACCGTCCCAGCCGGTGATCGCCGAGGCGACCGCGAAGGAGGAGGCGGTCCTCAAGGAGTTCGCGGCGCGCTGGATCCCGAGCGACCCCGCGGATGCCTCGGTGTGCGTGGACTCGATGGTCGCCTACAACCTGCTGAAGGCGTTCCTCTCCTCGCACCGTGCCTTCCAGCACTCCGTCACCGCGCGGGCCAAGACCCTGGAGAACCCGCTGAAGGGCCGCAAGGGGCAGGACCCGGCACGGCTGGAGGCGTCGCGTCAGGTCGAGCGGAAGGCGATCACCGACCTCGCCCGCCTCGCGAACGACCTGGGCGACGACGACTCGTCCAAGCTCGACGCGCTGGTCAAGGCCCTGCAGGAGATCGGTGTCGGCCCCGGTTCCGACACCCGGGTCGTGGTCTTCTCCGAGCGCATCCCCACCCTCAAGTGGCTGGCCGGGACCGTACCCGCCCGGCTCGGCTTCCCGCGGCTGAAGCAACTGGAGCAGAGCGAGAAGGAAGCCAAGCCCTGGAAGGTGTACGACGGAGTCGTCGAGGTCATGCACGCCGACGCCTCAGGCGAGGAGGAGCAGCAGCGCATCGTCGAGGAGTTCGGCCTGGCGACGAAGCCGGTGCGGCTCCTGTTCACCGGCGATGTGGCCTCCGAGGGCGTCAACCTGCATCAGCAGTGCAACGAGCTGATCCACTACGACCTGCCCTGGTCGCTGATCCGTATCGAGCAGCGCAACGGCCGCATCGACCGCTACGGGCAGAAGAAGAACCCCCGGTTCCGGGCCATGGTGCTCACCAGCGACGTGGAGTGGCGCACGGACGAGGCGACCGGCGAGTCCCTGCCGCTCGACGACCGGCTCGTGGGCGCCAAGTTGCTCGCCCGCGAGGAGGAGGCCCACCGCATCGAGGGCAGCGCGGAGGCGGTCACCGGGATCTACAAGGCGAAGGAGGAAGAGGACCGCCTCACCCGCGACCTCATCGCCGGCCGCACCGTTGAGGAGTCGATCAAGGAGTCGTCCTCGACGGCGACCGGTCGAGGGAAGGCCATGCTCTCCAGGGCCATGGGCAACGTCGGAGCGAAGAAGCCCACGGACGACATCCCCCGCGCCACGGTGCCCGGCCTGTTCGGCACGGTGGGCAGCGCGACCGCCACCTTCGACTACTTCGCCGAAGCCCTCCGCCAGGTCTGCCACCCCGTCAGCCCCGACATCGCTCTCAAGCTCCGGAAGGAAGACAACGGCACCCTCGCCTTTCAGCCGCCACCGGACCTCCTCCACCGGCTGAAGGCCCTGCCCAAGTCCTACCTGACCGAACAGGAGATCCTCCCCACGGCGAACAAGGAGGGGCGCATCCGCCTCACCTTCGACAAGGGGCTCGCCGGCAAGCGCCTGAAGGTGGCACGCGAGGAGTCGGACAGCCAGTGGCCGAACGTCAGCTATGTCTCCGACGTGCACCCCGTCCTGGACTGGGTCACCGACAAAGCGCTCGCCGCGCTCCGCCACGACGAAGCGTTCGTCCTCGCCTTCGACCCGGATCGCGACAAGGCGAAGGACATCGACCCGGAGCTGCCCGCTGCCCTCGACGGCCCGGTCTACCTCCTCCAGGGCATCTACTCGAACAAGGCCGGGCGCCCCACCGTCGTCGAGTGGATGGCCGTCACCGGCCTGCCCGACGCCCCGCGCACCTACCGGATGGACAACGCCTTCCTCGCCGCCTGCCGGGTCGGCCCGAGCATGCCGGGGCGTGCCACACCGGTGAACAAGGACATCCTCCAGCACTGGGTGCCGGACGCGGTTGGTGAGGCGCGACAGTATCTGGAGGGCCGTGAGGCCGAGTACGCGGAGCAGATCGAGGCCGTACTCGCGCCCTTCGAGAAGCGCGTCACCGAGTGGAAGCAGGCCGCGCTGTTCACCGCGGAGGCCCGCCGCTCGCAGAAGAAGCAGACCGACGTGAACCTCAAAGCGGACCGGCGCCGGAAGCTGATCCGCTCCCTGCACACCTCCGGCGCCCCCCTGCTGCGGCTCCTCGCCGTCCTCGAACCGCTCGCCGCCACTCCCGCACCGCCCGCCCCAGGGCCCGCCGCGACCGACCTGCCCGACGCCGGAGAGACGACCGCCCGATGA
- a CDS encoding serine/threonine-protein kinase, which translates to MTEVPTRIGRYTVERELGAGGMGQVYLAYSPGGDPVAVKVIRNDRLDQATRARFEREALIARTVVGTNRVARFLDADPYADEPWMAVEYVPGRTVHEQVGGAGTLPVPLVASLGALLAEGLEAVHAVDLLHRDLKPQNVMLGEYGPILIDFGLGAFLDASKDTLTHDGMIIGTVRCMPPEQALGRSPVQTPADVYGLGTVLLYAAAGHYPYDGQGWPGIVAQVADETRPPDLSGAPEALVPLLTAMLAHTAADRPALAEVTDRCVELMRRTGFTPVAARYALIDVAAPFGGANGRPGPSPRVWERVATQYGDALDVHTRIMDEDGIDSPLDRRGGLDPTQEGEGSGSAGAEPVGGKRAGDGLAPGDAEVGPHRPPATGGTPAEPPRRPGRKPASHKVAEELRSRYAMQAAL; encoded by the coding sequence ATGACTGAGGTGCCCACGCGGATCGGTCGCTACACGGTGGAGCGTGAGCTGGGCGCGGGGGGCATGGGACAGGTCTATCTGGCCTACTCACCCGGCGGCGACCCGGTCGCGGTGAAGGTGATCAGGAACGACAGACTTGATCAGGCCACCCGGGCACGCTTCGAGAGAGAGGCGCTCATCGCACGGACGGTCGTGGGAACCAACCGGGTCGCCCGCTTCCTCGACGCCGACCCGTACGCCGACGAGCCGTGGATGGCGGTCGAGTACGTGCCCGGTCGGACCGTCCACGAGCAGGTGGGCGGCGCCGGCACCCTCCCGGTGCCGCTGGTCGCCAGCCTTGGCGCGCTGCTCGCCGAGGGCCTGGAGGCGGTGCACGCCGTCGATCTGCTGCACCGTGACCTCAAGCCGCAGAACGTCATGCTCGGCGAGTACGGCCCGATCCTGATCGACTTCGGACTGGGCGCCTTCCTCGATGCGAGCAAGGACACCCTCACGCATGACGGCATGATCATCGGTACGGTCCGCTGCATGCCGCCCGAGCAGGCGCTGGGCCGCTCCCCAGTGCAGACACCGGCCGACGTGTACGGTCTGGGCACGGTCCTGCTGTACGCGGCGGCCGGCCACTACCCGTACGACGGTCAGGGCTGGCCAGGCATCGTCGCCCAGGTCGCCGACGAGACCCGGCCACCGGACCTGTCAGGGGCGCCCGAGGCTCTGGTCCCGCTGCTCACCGCGATGCTCGCCCACACCGCGGCGGACCGGCCCGCGCTCGCGGAGGTCACAGACCGGTGCGTGGAGCTGATGAGGCGCACGGGGTTCACCCCCGTCGCGGCGCGGTATGCCCTGATCGACGTGGCCGCCCCCTTCGGCGGAGCGAACGGCCGTCCCGGACCCTCGCCGAGAGTGTGGGAACGCGTCGCCACCCAATACGGCGACGCCCTCGACGTGCACACCCGGATCATGGACGAGGACGGAATCGACAGCCCGCTGGACCGCCGGGGCGGCCTCGATCCGACCCAGGAAGGGGAGGGGTCCGGCTCCGCGGGTGCGGAGCCGGTGGGCGGGAAACGGGCCGGGGACGGCCTAGCACCGGGCGATGCCGAGGTCGGTCCGCACCGGCCTCCCGCTACCGGTGGGACGCCCGCCGAGCCGCCCCGCAGGCCCGGGCGTAAGCCGGCCTCCCACAAGGTGGCCGAGGAGCTGAGAAGCCGCTACGCGATGCAAGCCGCCCTGTGA